From the genome of Rhizobacter sp. AJA081-3:
CGGCGCGCACAGCCCCTTCTTCACGCGCAACCTGCTGATCCTCACCGACAGCGCCGGCCGCAGCGGCGTTGGCGAGGTGCCGGGCGGCGAGAAGATCCGCCAGACGCTCGAAGATGCGCGCGAGCTGGTGGTCGGCCAGCCGGTCGCCAACGTGCGGGCGGTGATGCAGAAGATGCAGCGCGCCTTCGCCGACCGCGACAGCGGCGGCCGGGGCCTGCAGACCTTCGACCTGCGAACGACGATCCATGCCGTCACCGCCGTCGAGTCGGCGATGCTCGACCTGCTCGGCCAGCACCTGGGCCTGCCGGTGGCGGCGCTGCTCGGCGAAGGCCAGCAGCGCGACGCAGTGGAGATGCTCGGCTACCTGTTCTACGTCGGCGACCGGCGCAAGACCGACCTGCCGTATGCCGAGGAACCCGGCGCCGACAACGCCTGGTCGCGCCTGCGCCACGAGCCGGCGATGGACGCGCAGGCCATCGTGCGCCTGGCCGAGGCGGCGAGCGAGCGTTACGGTTTCAACGACTTCAAGCTCAAGGGCGGCGTGCTCGCCGGCGACGCCGAGGTCGACGCAGTGATCGCGCTGCATGAGCGCTTCCCGCAGGCCCGCGTGACGCTCGATCCGAACGGCGGCTGGTGGTTGAAGGACGCGATCCGCCTGGGCCACCGCATGCGCGGCGTGGTCGCCTACGCCGAAGACCCCTGCGGTGCCGAGCAGGGCTTCAGCGGCCGCGAGGTGATGGCCGAGTTCCGCCGCGCCACCGGGCTGCCCACCGCCACCAACATGGTCGCCACCGA
Proteins encoded in this window:
- the gudD gene encoding glucarate dehydratase; the encoded protein is MPTSSAPIVTSLQAIPVAGRDSMLLNLSGAHSPFFTRNLLILTDSAGRSGVGEVPGGEKIRQTLEDARELVVGQPVANVRAVMQKMQRAFADRDSGGRGLQTFDLRTTIHAVTAVESAMLDLLGQHLGLPVAALLGEGQQRDAVEMLGYLFYVGDRRKTDLPYAEEPGADNAWSRLRHEPAMDAQAIVRLAEAASERYGFNDFKLKGGVLAGDAEVDAVIALHERFPQARVTLDPNGGWWLKDAIRLGHRMRGVVAYAEDPCGAEQGFSGREVMAEFRRATGLPTATNMVATDWRQLSHALALQSVDIPLADPHFWTLAGSVRVAQTCRDWGLTWGSHSNNHFDVSLAMFTHVGAAAPGKVTAIDTHWIWQDGQRLTKDPLQIVGGHVQVPKKPGLGVELDMAEVHKAHQLYQQYGLGARDDAMAMQYLVPNWTFDPKRPCLVR